The following nucleotide sequence is from Flavobacterium sp. N1736.
AGTAAATAATAGATTAACCGTATCCTACAGTTCGGAACCTGTTTTTTACATTTCACTTAATTCTTTATTGGTAATTATTATCTTTGAACTATGAGCACATTAACAAAACCAAATCATATAGGGCGAAAAATCAGCCGTATTCGTGAACTGAAAGACATGAAGCAGGAAGCTTTGGCACAAGCTTTAGGAACAAACCAACAAGCTATATCTGCTATGGAAAATAGTGAAACCATAGATGAAGAAAAACTTATTGAGGTGGCGAAAGCTCTTGGAGTAAGTGTAGAAGCAATTAAAAATTTTTCAGAAGAAAGCGTATTTAATTATTTCAATAATTTTTACGATAATAGTCAGGGAACTGTAGGGAATTATCATTGTACATTTAATCCATTAGACAAACTAATTGAATCTTACGATGAAAATAAAAAACTTTACGAACGTTTATTGCAGGCTGAAAAAGATAAAGTTGAGTATTTAGAAAAATTAATGAAAGGGAAATAACCTTTAAAAGCAATAAAAAACTCCATTGAAATAATGGAGTTTTTTATTGAAGATTCCAGAGCTTTTTAGTTTGAAATTTCCTCAAAACAATCCGTTTAATGAAGTGGCTTTTGTTTGATTCAAATGGGTGCGAAGTTAGGAGACATTCAGCTTTTCATGAGAAATTTTTGGATAGCGGTAGTATTCTTTCAAAAAAAATGCGGATTTTAATTCGAATCATAGTTCTATAAATATTATAGTAAGCATCCTTGTCGTTATATTTATACGCCATAACTATTGAATATGGCAATGAAGATTCAAAGTCTCCTTTTTCATCGAAGTATATACATAGTCTGGTATATAAATCCTTATTCCCAGAATTTAAAATAATTTCTTTTGTTTCTCTTATTTCAGAATCTTTTAAAATTCCATCATTACATGAACTAAGTAAACAGTTTACGAAAAAACACAATTGTAAGTATTTTGCTTTCATTATTAATCATTAGTTTATTTATTAAAGCACACCAGCTGCGCAAATGTCTCTGACTTTGCGCCATTTGAAACAAATATAATTGAAAAAAATAAACCTCATAAAGTCTCCTGACTTTAAACTAGATTTTAATAAAAACTCAAATAAAATTCAATTACAATTTAATACTTTTTTAATCTTAGTCTTTTATAAATGCAATTAATTGACATCAGTATTATTTGAAAGCTAATTGTAAAAAGTTAAGAACTTTTATGAAATTCACGTTTTAAAGCAACAAAAAAAGCGCAAAGTCAGAGACTTTTGCGCAGCTTTTCCTTTGTATTGAGTTATTTATAATTACTTATTCTTCAACAATTCACCTTTACTGTTGTACAACAATAAGCTTTTTCTAGCTTTTGTATAGCCTCTACTTGCTGATTTTTCTAAATATTTGATGGCTAAATTTCTAGTCTCTGTATCCAATACATTTAAATCTTCAATTGTCTCTTCATCATTACCACTTATATAACTATTAGTTCGATACAAATCGTTATATACATCATAATACGCTTGAGCATATTGATATTTGTTTGCCATTATTAACGACACACGCAAATAATCAGACCTGTGACCGCTTAATGCATAAATCATAGATAGTTCCTTATAGGCTAATGTATCACCTTTATTTACTATTTTGTCCATTAAACTATCAACCTTCTTTTTATCATTAAAATAATCTTGATAAACTCCTAAAGTTGATTTCGAATTATCTTCAATCTTAGGCTTTACCTCTTTATTATCTTTACAATTACAAAAGATAAAACTAACAATAGCCAAAATTATTAAATTTGTTACTTTCATATTAAAACAATTTACCAGATGCCCTATATGTGCTATATAGCATCCTACTGATTTCTTTTCCATTTTGATAAACTACTCTATAACCTTTATTATCATTATATTTGATATTTGAACTTGCTCCATTAATTACAGACTTCCCACTTGCATCATTTCCATACATAACAAAACCATCAAATGCAACAACTGTTGCGTTTGGATGAGCTTTAGATATTTTTTTTGCCATAGATTTATTTCCGGAGCCTCCTTGACATATAAAAAGATTTATTGTAAAAGCCCCAAATCCGCCTTCTATTTGTTTTTTATATGCAGGACTTACCTTTGACATTCTTGTATCAAAATCTTGAGCATTATCAATAAAAGGACCACCCGTTTTATAATCAGCAAAAAAACCTTCGCCTTCTCCATCAACTCCTCCATGACCAAAGACGTCAAAAATCCCATCTCCAATTTGGTAATTTTCTGGTTTATTTTTTTCATCAAATGTTCCAGCGAAATTAGAATGATCACGTGCGAAAAAATTGACTGGTGGTTCACTACCATCATTTGATGTTTCATCGCTTTTATTTTCACTTCCGTTACTATTTAAACCAATACTACCCATGGCATCGCTAAAAGAAACAGTTTTATCACCATCATTATATACTCCTTTATTTCCTTTGTTATGTTCTTCCCAATTATATGTCGCCTGCATTCCATCAGGATCAATAAAAAAGACAGGATTATTAAGTGCGTATGTATAAGGACTAAATCTTCTGGATGTTTCAGCCAAAGGATCAATATTCATCCAGCGACCAATCGCTGGATCATAATTACGTGCCCCAAAGTCATAGAATCCAAGCCCCAGCTCGTCTTGGAGATCCTTGCCGTTGTACTTATACTTCTGAGCTGGATTTGATGAAACGATCATATTATTGTTATCCTTCTGTTTTAATCCAAAAGGATAATAATTGTTTTCTTCCACTATTTCGTTTTGCCCATTTTGTGTTATTTTTTCTATTTTTAACTCATCAAACCATGCACTTCCCTTTACAGTACCAGTGTTGTAATCAAGGGTTATTCTTGAATTTATCGTTTTAATATTGGCTGGTACCGTAACAATCTTTTCAACATATATCCATTCGCCTTTAGTAGTGATGTATTTATAATCATACAGTGTTGTATATTCAGTTTCTCCTTCTTTTTTTCCCATCAGTTCCAATCTGGCACGAGACCATTGTGTTATGTTTTCTAAAAGAACCCATCCTGAAATACGATATTGCGTATCTACAGTATTGTTTACGGCAATCCACTGTGTACTGTGCACAGATCTCGATACGTCTTCCACATGTACATCTATTCTTCCTGAGCGATTACCAGAATGTTTTACAGCTGTGTCAAATGCATCTAAAGCATGTCCCCAGCTGGCACCGGTACCATCCCAACCTGTTGGGTTTTCAAAACTGTCTTGCCATAAAGTCTGAGAATTTGTCTGGCTTGTAATTACACCATCATTGTTATTATCAGCATAACTCAATCTTATATTACCTAAATGATCTTTGTATTGATATACATATTTATAAGAACTGCCAATAGGCTCAATATAACCTTCTGGTTGGTTAATAAATTTTAAAACAGATCCGTTACCTTCTTCAAAATTTTGAACATATTGAAAAGCTCCGGCATAAATAGTTTCTGTTACGTCTCCCTCTTTGTTTACTCTTTTCTTTTGTTTTGTTCCTAAAGCATCATAAATATAATTAATTTTTGAATAATCATCATCTCTAAATTTTATTTCTACAGGAAGGTTCAAATAATTATATAGTATAGCAGTAATTTCTTTATTACTATCAGTACTCACGTTTCCATTATTATCATAAGTATACTCAACAGCAGTATTACTTCCATTATTGAATCCTTCGGTACTGCCTGATACATCTTCTACTTTGGTGAGCTTATTTCCAGTATCATAAGCATAAACCAGATTGTCCATAGTACCAAATAGAGTAGCGGTAGAATTGGTATTCCCTAATCTTAAAATACTCATAATGTTACCATTTTTATCATATTTGATACCTTCGTTATATCTTCCCGGGTTTATGGTTGAATTATCTGTAGCTTGTGTTAACCTGTTTAAATTATCATAATTATAAGTATAATTTCTTAAACTATTGTCAGTATTGGCTGTTCTCCAAAAGGTCTGGCTAATATTGCCATTAAACAATGGAGCTCCCGTTGTTGGAGTGTTATAGTTTATCTGAAAAGCAAATAAATTATTACTAATGTTATTTACATTATTAATACCTTTTAACCAGCCTCTAATATTGTAGCTGTAATCAACGTTTTGTAGTCGTGATTGTGTTGTTGCTTTACCGCCAACACCTTTCGCTATTAGCTGCCCTAAACTATCGTATGCATTATTTGCAATTATTTCCTCCGGCTGATTATTAATAGTTTGTTTTTGTGTTAATGCTCTGCCTGCATGATCATAAGAATAAGTATCAATGATAGTTATCATACCATCACTGTCTTTTTTATGTGTAGAGGTAGTCTGTAGTGTTTTACCAGCAAAATCTAACTGGGTTTTTACTGATGCAACTATATTTAAATAATTATTTTTATTATAATTATAAATAGATCTTCCTTTAGTATCATAATAGCTAACATTGGTTGTCCAGGCTGATGTTCCTAGAATACGTACTTTAGAACAGGTGGCTAGTCCTTTGGCATTGGTAGCAGGTGTAATGCCATATGATATAGCCGCTGTTCCCTGATCTAAATCTATATCAAGATAGTTATCATAATAAGTTATGGTAAAAAGGTCAATTCCTGTATTTGGAAAAACAATATTAGAATAATTTACACTTGTACCGTTAATATTTAAAGCGTCAGCCTGTTTGTTTTCAAATAAAGCTGAACTATCATTTGCCAAGGCTTGTACAGAAGGTCTGGTTATTTGTACGGAATTTATGTATTCACCTGTATATACAGGTCTGCCAAAAGCATCGTATTTAGTAAACATCCATTTGTTGCTGGCTTTTAAATTAGCATCTTGCGAAAGTATCGGTCTGTCTAATTTATCATAAATAATATATTCCCATTCTTTACCAGGCAATTTTTTTTCAACTAGCCTATTTCTTGTATCATATCTATATTGATAACACAATTCTTTTAAAGCAGAATCACTTATTGCTCCTTCGGCTTTAGGGGATAAAACATAAGTTAAGTTTCCATAAATATCATAAATGTAATAGGTATCGTGCTTAACTTCTGTTTGAGATGCATAGTTAGAATAAGTGCGTTTTAAAATAAGTTTTCCTTCTTTATTTTTAAATTCTTCTGTTGTATTATTTTTACCACTTACCCAATTTTCATCTTTAGTTATACTCTTATACAATTGATTATCAGAATAAGTTGTAGTAGTAGAAACAGCTGGAACATAAACACCATCAGAATTTAATGTTGTTGTAACCACATAAAGTTTAACTTCATCAGCTGCTGTTGCACTATTGGTTTGATAGTCTAGTTTTATTTCGTGACCAGAACCTAATGCCCAGTCTTTTCCGGAGAAGCTTGCAATAATACACGATTTAAAGGTGAGTTTTCAAACTTCTTTTGAGAAAATGGGTTAGGAAGCGCATTATCAATATCCTGAGGATAATTTAATTTATAGTAATCAATAGTTCCGGATTGTGCATCAACGCTTTTTCTGTATGATGCAACAGAACCCAAATTATCCATATACGGTAAATATTCTTTTTCTTGTCTACCAATATTATCATAAGCAGTATGTGTAATAATATCTGTTTTATTAGGCGAAGCCTTTATACCAATATTCTGAATTGGTCTGCCTAAGCCATCATAATATACAACACCTTCTATAACGTCAGAATTATTTGCTATGGCATCACTAGACTTTAAACCCGTTTGATATTTGCGCGTAAAAACGAAATTTTCATTGCTTAAAGCAAAAGGAGGAATGTATTCGTCGGCACTAATTTTTGCCCAAAATGTACTTCCGGCCAGTATATAAGTATTAGGGCTAAGTGTAATACTTTGTGTTGCAATAAGGGTTTCATTTCCTGTTACTGTATAAGGTGTATTTATGCTTCCTTTTGTTATTGTTGCCGGAGTTTGAGCTGTCGTATATATAGTAAATAACAACAAAATAATTTGTATGCTATATCGTTTGTTTTTTTTCATCGTAATCTTATGATTAGGTTTTTAAATCCTCTAAATTATAGTCCGTCTTCAGAAAGAAAGTCAGCTTGATAATTTAGATTGTCGCTACTTGATAATCCTTGTTGAAAAGTTATTATTTCACTTTCAAAAGACAAAGGCGGACCCGAATCAAATCTTTTTGTAGCAATACAAATTAATTTTCCTCTCTTTCCGTTTAGCGATGGCGGAATAAAGAAAAGATCTCTAGATTCTAAAGTTCTAATGATTGGAATTTGCTGTCCAGTGTTTTCAATTTTTAAATACCAATTAAAAGTATAACTAGAACTATTTTCTACTTTTTGAATTACAGATTCCCTATCAAATCTATATGCTCCTTTATTCACATAAAAACTAGTATAATATTCCAGCATATACGGAAAAGTTATGAAAGATGGAAAAGCTATAGGAGTAAATATATCTTCATTATGAATTCCGCCTGTTGGTCTAGGAAAATTAAATAAAGGATGTAAGCTAGGGTTAGTAACACCTGTCCAGGTAAAAGTTGTTGGAAGCCATGCCGGAACAGGAATGTCATAAAATTGAAAATTATCGACCCATATTTTAAAATCAGATGGCTCTGGGTTGCCATTATCAATTGTCCACGGAGAATCATTCCAATATCCGGGATCTGCAGGTGTTGTTCCCGAATTATTTCCAATTCCATATCCTGAAGTTTTGCTGCAAACATCACCAGAATAAAAATCAGAAATACTTAACTTATAAAAGGCAGGTAAATTATCATAATCATCCAGCCCGCTTTTAAATTGCATTAAATTGCTTTTTGCCAGATAAATGACAGTCTTTCTAATAGGATCCTCACGATCATAACCTGATGTTATTTTTGCAGAACAAACTATTCTGCCAAAAGTTCCTTCTAAACATTTTGGTATAAAAAAGATATTTGAATATTCCTGAGCTTGCGGAAGTTCTATTTTTTTTCCATCAATTTCCATCCACCACGTTAATTCAATAACTCTGTTTGGTCCAAGAAATTTAGGATTTTCTAATCCTGCAAGGCTAAAAGAATAACCAGACCTTTCGGCATAATAATTACACGTATATTCTTCCAAAGGATAAGGCAGATTTAGTTGTCTATAATCATCAGGTAATGGTGTATAACCCGGGGTATAATGTACACCTGTCTGAGAAGGATTGGGAAAGTAAAACTTATCATGAAGGCTTAAGATGTTTCTTCCTTTGTATGGAGCATCATCTGGTAATTTGTCTTCCCAGCTTACTCCTCTGCCACAAGCTACAGGTATTTTATATGATGTATAATCACCAACTATTACTTGTAAATCAGTATCATAAATTGAATTATCTTCTTCTGATGGAATTCTTATGCTGTTTTGACAATCATTAGGTACGCCATTATAACCATAACAATATTCTTCAATAATATTTTGATCCTGGTCTTTGATTTTTTTAAGGCGATTTAAATCATCATATTCATATGAAATTAAATTTCCTTTTGGATCCACAATTGTTGTAATACCTATTAAAGGTTTGTATATATAAGACGTAACCATTGCACTGCCTAAATTGGTTCTTATCTTTTCAATTTCATTTTTTAATTGTTCTTCTGTATAGCTTTGCAAATACTCAAGAGTTTCAGAATTACTTTTCCCCAATGAAGTCATCACTTGAGAATAAGTTGCATTTTCAATTTTAGCAATAGGTTTAGAGTAGTTATATCCCCATAAATATACGGAATGCGTGTCATTTTTTTTGGATGATTCTATTGAATTACCAAACTTGTCATAATCATGAAACTGGATTTTTTCTTCAAATTGATTAGTCGCTGTTTGTATTCCTTTAAGAGTTTGTATTGCTCTTGGCAGAATCAAAGTTTTGTTGCCTTTAGTAAAACTATTGTATAATACTTCTTGTGAAGTAAGATCTTCCTGGCTTTCGCCTGTTTTGCGTAAAGTTTTTAAAAGCACTGGTTCTGCAATACGATTAGCAGTGACAAGACTTGTCATTAAAGGAGTTGTAAAGTTATGCGGATAACTGGTTTCTTTTATTAAAGAAGTTGTAACTCCGGACTCATTAACGACACTTTCTACTGCTTTTGGCAATGAATATTTTAAATCATAAGTAGTTGTAGTAATATTTTGAACCTTGTTTTGATCGTATTTTGTTACTGTTTTAGTTTCATTAGTTAAATTTCTACTGGCATACACAGAAGGATAAAATGCAAAATCCGGTTCTATTGGTTCAGCATCAAAATGTTCAGAAGGAAAAACTTCTTTCCTCGAAATCCCAACTTTATCAGTAATTTGATCAAAAATATCATATTGATAGCTATTTTTGGTTTCTTCAACCAGAATATTGTTTTTGTCGTATTTTCTAATAAACTTTAGTTTACCAATTAATAATTCAGTATTATTAGTTGTAGGAAGCCTCCATCCATTATTTAAACCAAACTGAATCTTGTTTTTATCATAATCTCTGTATGTAAACAATGGTTGTTCGATTGGAAAATCCTTTCTTGTAGAAAATATCTTTTCCACATAACCGTTATCAGCATTTTCTTTAATCAAAACTCTAGAATATCCTACGTTTGATCCTTCCACTACGTCAAAATCAGTTCTTGAACTTGTAAAAGTATGCAGCACAAGCCCTGTTTGAAGTGAGTATGACCCTATACCTAAGTAAGTAGCTGCTAATGATTCGCTATAGGCATGAGAAATTCCAAGTGTAGGTAAATTATTTAGAATACCAGAAGAATTACCATTAATATCAAGGTAATTATACTTGTGTACTTGTATAGCTCCTTTCGTATCTACCAATTTATGAATTGAAATTCTTAAACCGCCAGATTGAACATTTTGTCCGGTTAAGGAAGAATAAAAATCATTTAATTCATATTCAAATTCCTCTCTGCCACCAGTTGGATATTGTACTTTATTTAAAACACCCGATTTTGTATAAGGTAAAGAAGGCTGTAACGACCTTCCTTGAGTAACAAAACTTGAAGGAAAAATAGGGAAGGGAGAAACTGATAAATCTTTTTTATTAGGGCTGTAATATAATTTAGGAGGAGGAATAAGGCAAGAAGCACAACTCACAGAAGTTACATTATTATATTCACTTGGTACAGGACCATTTGCATATCCTAAATAATCTGTAATAGTTGAACCTCTTTCCGGAAGTTTAATATCATCATTATAAAAAAATCGATATGGAGGTATAACTGCATTGTTTTTTCCTGTTTCCTGTACCGTTAATAGGCGTAGTCTTTTACAAGTAGGTTCAGCGCACTTGTTATTAGAAACCATATAGTCATATTCTAACTTTATCGTTTTTATAATATTGTTATTAATGTCCTTAATAATGATTTTTGATAAAGCATAATCTCCGGGCAAATCTTTTCTAGGCTCTTCATACTTAAATTCAACAGATCCTTCAGCATAATTTATTTTACTTATTCTGTTTAAATTTGGAAACCTAATTTCAGTAGAACTTAAATTTTGAGTCGATTGATTACCACTATTATTTGTTACTTCATAATCAGATGTTTTTCGATATTCAGGATAATTTATAGCATATTTTTCATAGGTAAACGTAACCTCATTGCCCTTGAAATCTTTTATCGAGCTTAACTTATAAGCCATTATTTCCTGAGATGTAAGATCTCTGCTAGATTCTATACTTGCATAGGTAGTAAAAACATCTCGGTTAACATATTGATTTACATCTAATTGATCAAATACATATTGAGTTCCGTTTATATTAGTTATCTCTATTTTATTAACTCCCAGTATTTTTCTTTGTGGCCCTCCATCGAAAAAGCTTAAATCTCCCTGAAATTTAATATTATCTCTAAATTCTGGAAAAAACGGAATAACTGGTGATTTGCCTATTGTAGTTGTAATTTTATTACCCTGATAAGCAATTTCCATTACCGAGGCATCTTTTCTATGGGTAAAGGATGTATTAAGCCCTGGTGCATTTACATAAAATAAATCAGGAGATAAATCTTTTTTTGTAGTTATGATTCCCATATCAAACAATGTGTAGACTTTATCAACACCAGAAGTTATATCGTAGTAATTATTTAAAGAAATGTTTTGATTTTGCAAAAGCCATCCAACTTCCTTGAGTCTCATTCCTAATACAGTACTTGTACCAAGTTGGGAAAATTTTAATCTATGACTGATAGGATCACCTAATGCTCCTTCAACACTAAGCTTAAAATCTTCTATTCCTTTTATTACTTTTGTTACAATTCCGCCTGCATTTAAAGACCAGTTTTGACCAACGTTAGAAGCGGTTTCATCGACTTTAACACCTGTTGAAGAGTAATTTAATTCAATTGGAATATTAATTTGTCCTATTTGAATTTGGTATATTGGAACATTTATACTTGCGGAACCGGTATATTCTCCAACACTTGAAAAATTCACCTGTTTAAAACCGGCTGCATTTGGAGCACCAATTTTTGGAGTAAAAATTTCACTATAAAGTAAATCGTTAAGATTTGTTGATTGAGTATCGGTGCCACCTCCAATTGGTCCCTGATCGATTGGTTCTGTGGGATTATCTCCTCCTGGAACCTGAGTTTGAGATCTAACATTAAAAAAGAAAAAAATAAGAACAAATAAATAATAGTAATGTTTTTTCATAAATTAATCTATAAATTGGTTTTTGGCTTTTAGTAAAATTTGGTTAAATATATATTATATTTCTTTAATTTTAACTTTTAAAATGAAAGAAAAGTTTTGATTATTGTATTTTTAAATAATGTGTTTTTTTTATTTGATTATTCAATAAAAATATAATTTTTAACCAATCTTACTGTTCAATTAAGTCAAAATGTAGAATTATTACTACTGATATGCAACTGGAATTAATATATTGAATGAGGATGAAAGAAGAATAATTATAATCGTTTTTAGTTAACTTTTTGCGTTCAAAAATACTCCGTTAGGCAAATACCTCTTACTTTTGAGAAACTAAAATGATTTAAAGTTTCCAATTTTTATCTTAGTAAATATCAAAGATTGCATCTCTAAAAGACCTTATCCTTGTAACGGCCAAATGAAAGGATTCGTGCGGGAGTGGTAATAATGATTCTGTCTGGAGTAAGACAGTTGTTTGCTAGAGAAACAGTTAAAACAAAAAAACGACTTATAAGTCAATTTTTTGTAAATATATCTACCTTGCTGTATTAACGATTTTAAATAAATAATAAGATGATTTTGGTATGTCTTTTGGATTTGAGTAAATTTCACCAACTTCATATTTAGCATGAATATTTCCTCTTTCATATGCTTTAAATAAATAATAATTCGCTAGATTATTTGATTTACTTGAACTGTCTTTCTCACGTAATGTTAATAGATAATATGTATC
It contains:
- a CDS encoding DUF6443 domain-containing protein, which gives rise to MKKNKRYSIQIILLLFTIYTTAQTPATITKGSINTPYTVTGNETLIATQSITLSPNTYILAGSTFWAKISADEYIPPFALSNENFVFTRKYQTGLKSSDAIANNSDVIEGVVYYDGLGRPIQNIGIKASPNKTDIITHTAYDNIGRQEKEYLPYMDNLGSVASYRKSVDAQSGTIDYYKLNYPQDIDNALPNPFSQKKFENSPLNRVLLQASPEKTGH
- a CDS encoding helix-turn-helix domain-containing protein; translation: MSTLTKPNHIGRKISRIRELKDMKQEALAQALGTNQQAISAMENSETIDEEKLIEVAKALGVSVEAIKNFSEESVFNYFNNFYDNSQGTVGNYHCTFNPLDKLIESYDENKKLYERLLQAEKDKVEYLEKLMKGK
- a CDS encoding RHS repeat-associated core domain-containing protein yields the protein MVTTTLNSDGVYVPAVSTTTTYSDNQLYKSITKDENWVSGKNNTTEEFKNKEGKLILKRTYSNYASQTEVKHDTYYIYDIYGNLTYVLSPKAEGAISDSALKELCYQYRYDTRNRLVEKKLPGKEWEYIIYDKLDRPILSQDANLKASNKWMFTKYDAFGRPVYTGEYINSVQITRPSVQALANDSSALFENKQADALNINGTSVNYSNIVFPNTGIDLFTITYYDNYLDIDLDQGTAAISYGITPATNAKGLATCSKVRILGTSAWTTNVSYYDTKGRSIYNYNKNNYLNIVASVKTQLDFAGKTLQTTSTHKKDSDGMITIIDTYSYDHAGRALTQKQTINNQPEEIIANNAYDSLGQLIAKGVGGKATTQSRLQNVDYSYNIRGWLKGINNVNNISNNLFAFQINYNTPTTGAPLFNGNISQTFWRTANTDNSLRNYTYNYDNLNRLTQATDNSTINPGRYNEGIKYDKNGNIMSILRLGNTNSTATLFGTMDNLVYAYDTGNKLTKVEDVSGSTEGFNNGSNTAVEYTYDNNGNVSTDSNKEITAILYNYLNLPVEIKFRDDDYSKINYIYDALGTKQKKRVNKEGDVTETIYAGAFQYVQNFEEGNGSVLKFINQPEGYIEPIGSSYKYVYQYKDHLGNIRLSYADNNNDGVITSQTNSQTLWQDSFENPTGWDGTGASWGHALDAFDTAVKHSGNRSGRIDVHVEDVSRSVHSTQWIAVNNTVDTQYRISGWVLLENITQWSRARLELMGKKEGETEYTTLYDYKYITTKGEWIYVEKIVTVPANIKTINSRITLDYNTGTVKGSAWFDELKIEKITQNGQNEIVEENNYYPFGLKQKDNNNMIVSSNPAQKYKYNGKDLQDELGLGFYDFGARNYDPAIGRWMNIDPLAETSRRFSPYTYALNNPVFFIDPDGMQATYNWEEHNKGNKGVYNDGDKTVSFSDAMGSIGLNSNGSENKSDETSNDGSEPPVNFFARDHSNFAGTFDEKNKPENYQIGDGIFDVFGHGGVDGEGEGFFADYKTGGPFIDNAQDFDTRMSKVSPAYKKQIEGGFGAFTINLFICQGGSGNKSMAKKISKAHPNATVVAFDGFVMYGNDASGKSVINGASSNIKYNDNKGYRVVYQNGKEISRMLYSTYRASGKLF